TCGAGTCATTCTAAGGCTCTTGGCTTATAGCTTTGTTTGCGGTTGGTATCAGCCAAATACACTATTGGAGTAAAGATATTGTCCAGACTCGCTGAATTTCGTGCAGCAGAAAAGGCCCTTCAAGAACAGCTCGCCCAGCTGGAGTCCCTGAAGAACGACGCCGGACTCAAGAAGGAAATCGAGTTCGAGGAAAAGCTCCAGGCCCTGATGAAGACCTATGGCAAGAGCCTGCGCGACATTATCGCCATTCTCGATCCAAACCCGGGCAAGTCCGCCCTGCCACTGGCCAACGCGCCGAAAACCCGTCGTGCCCGCGTGGTCAAGGTTTATCAGAACCCGCATACCGGCGAACTGATCGAAACCAAAGGCGGTAATCATCGCGGCCTGAAGGCCTGGAAAGAACAGTACGGCGCCGCCACTGTGGATTCCTGGCTACGCGGTTAACAATTGCCGTATATAAAAGACCCTGCCCATGCAGGGTCTTTATTTTTTAGCCCCTGGTATTTGTCTGATCCTTGCTCAAGTTGTTGCCCGCTCGTCACACAGATTGCCTGAGCGGCAATAAACATCCGCCTGAGTTGCCGCCGCGCGTGCCATTTCGATAACTTAGCAGCGGCTTCATGCAACACTTGCCCGCGCGATCCACCGGCCCCATTAAAGTTTCAGGCTACTTCGCAGGCCGCGGATTTCCTCCTGACTTTCGGCATAAGCAGCAGCCTGTCCGGCATAAGACAATACATAGGCCTTATCGCCATCGACGGCCGCCACCAA
This portion of the Pseudomonas sp. MRSN 12121 genome encodes:
- a CDS encoding histone-like nucleoid-structuring protein, MvaT/MvaU family — its product is MSRLAEFRAAEKALQEQLAQLESLKNDAGLKKEIEFEEKLQALMKTYGKSLRDIIAILDPNPGKSALPLANAPKTRRARVVKVYQNPHTGELIETKGGNHRGLKAWKEQYGAATVDSWLRG